From the genome of Setaria viridis chromosome 1, Setaria_viridis_v4.0, whole genome shotgun sequence:
CACTATCCGCGTACAACTCGCTCTCTGCCCGCTACAACTACCTCGCTGACAAACCACCGAAGACTTCCTCCAGCCTAAATCCAAAACCCTAGCTCTAACCTTAAACCTAAAACCGTTGGCAGAGAGTggagttgaagaaaaaaaaaggaggagaaaaagaaaaggtaaagaGCTGGGTGGGGTGGCATAGCACATTGATGATTAGGCCATGTTGGAGCTCTCTTGCGCCTCGTTTCTTGCAAAGCCCATCTAAGCAAAGCCCGGCCCATAATAACACACTCCAAATCAACCCAACTATTGCTATGACCAATGTGCATCGAGTGGGGTAGTTGCTCCTACTGCGAGAAGAGATTTATCTTTGTTCGGAAATCCTCCGACTTCTCGACTGGGCGCGGCGTCGATCCTCCGCCTGCTCCTTGCCGGCGACGTGCGAGGTCCTCCCTTCACTCGCAGCAGGGGGAGGGAACACGAAGAGGGGAGCTGAGCGGAGAAGAGCCGGAGACCATGGACACGATGCGCGGCGCGCTGGAGCGGGCCAAGATGCTGGTGGGCATGGAGGTCGACGAGGAGTCCGCGCTGCCGCCCCCCGAGGAGCAGTCCTTCTTCGACGACATCAACCGCCAGTGCACCCTCAACACCACCCAGGCAAGCACGCACGCACGAACCCCCTCAGCTTACCCCTCCTCTCTTggatccggcggccggcgggccatgtctacccgcagatccagccGCGGATCTCGCTAGGTGGCCGCTTGTCTCCGCGGGGGTCGGCGAGGAATCGCGGGAAAATCGCTCGAGCAATGTGGTCCCGCTGTCTAACCATGTCTTGCTGACTTCTTGTGCGCAGAGGCTCTATGGTTTCGCGATTTGCTTGGCTGCCGGCCTGACATGCACCTTCTTGGTGAGTTCACCTGGCCTCGCTGCCTTTTGCTCTCAGTTCAGGGCGACGATATTGTTTCTAATTAGTTATATAGCTGAAATTGGCATTGTTCTAAAGCACTCTTACGATTGTTAATAAGTCAGGCAACTAATTGAAAGCTCTAGCATTGTCCCTAAGctcttctttttattttcaaaaaaagaagaagaagttccAAGTCTCCTCATATGATCATGTTTTTCCTTAAAATAATCTGTGGATATTAACTCAATTATCAGTATGGTGTTAGTAATATTCAAGGAAACATACAACAGCTAGCATAGCAGTCCTCAGGATATATCCATCATGATAATCTAGCATGACTGAAGGGAAATCACAATGCAATTTTTGTTTCGTTCTCATGATTGCACTTGTATTCATATATTTATACCTACCTAGTCTGTTATAATTATCTTATATTTTCCCACATTCAAACCCTTATggattattttatatttttcatgtCCATTGTTCCAGTCAatgcttgttttcttcaatcCGGTGAAATTTGGGGTAACATTCACCCTTGGCAACTTGATGGCCCTTGGAAGGTCTGTTTCACAAGCTGTCAAAATTCTGCTTAACATATATTTGTTTCTGCTTTGGATCTTGGTTTTCCGCCCAAAACCTTAGGAATTTCTTGATAGTTGCCAAAAAGAGAGGTGAAAGATACCATCCAGTAAAATTGAGTCGATGCACAAACTGTTGGAACTCAAACGAATATGAGTAGCATGGCGTATCTCAAGAATTCTGTGCTTAATTATGCGGAAATTAGGGATCGGAACCTATATTAGGCGATGTCATTCCCTTCTAGTCAGTGTAGGTGTTGATCAGCTGGGAGAACCTCCTGGCATCTGCATTGGCCTTCAAGTCAGCAGAGCACTCTTCATATTGGTTTGGAGGTGGTTTTGGGGGGTAGCTGGCTAATGACATCATCGGATCCCTAGAGCAGCTCCCTCCCTCTTAATATAGCGCTAACTGCCCTGGGACCTAAACGTTTTGTGTTTCGTCCCTCAATCAAAACTAACCCTTAATGAAATTCTTTAtatttttgtaattagactgCCATCAGGGGTTAATTAGCAATTGTGCCTTTAGGGGGCTAACACATAACAGTTAGGTCTCAGGCCAGTTTATAACATTTAAATTTAAACTAAACTATTCTTAAGAAGTGTGCGCTATCCATGACCCAATTTTAGATCAAAGAATCCGCTAGCATATCATTAGCTATTCCTCTACCAAATTATATCTATTCTGTCTTGGACACCAGAAATATCAACATAATGTTTAGTTTGAGAACTAACATTGAACTGTTCATATTACACCTGGGTGGAAAATTAGTACAGCCCTTCACTCTTCATATCTGTATCATGACGCTGCATCTGTTTTTCTGGCAGACTCGAAACTTCTTGAACTATCTTGTAACAAAAGTTGCCCTGCTAGATACTATTGAACTTTGCCACAGTAGAATAGCGTATGTTATCTGATAAGTCTATGCACACGCTGTGTAATGTGCTTGCTAACTTTCtctattatttatttatctatGAAAGGTTCTTTGTCATGTCAACTAATGGAGGGATCATTTGTTTGGCAGTACAGCATTTCTTATAGGCCCCAAAAGGCAGTTTGATATGATGCTTGATTCAGTGCGAATATATGCCACTGCTCTATACATTGCAAGCATCATAATTGCTCTATTCTGTGCTCTCTTGGTAAGTAAAATGAACTAAGCCCTAGCATAATTGGTGAAGTTTTATAATTTATATGTCAATGCAAATAGTATAATAAAGTAAATCACACCTTTCTGCCCTAAACAGGTTCACAGCAAGCTGTTGACTCTGCTGGCCATCATTTTGGAATTTGGTGCCCTTGTTTGGTAAGTTCAGTTATCCTTCAATGGGTGAATTTAAACATATCTTTACCTTGCATG
Proteins encoded in this window:
- the LOC117836705 gene encoding uncharacterized protein; this encodes MDTMRGALERAKMLVGMEVDEESALPPPEEQSFFDDINRQCTLNTTQRLYGFAICLAAGLTCTFLSMLVFFNPVKFGVTFTLGNLMALGSTAFLIGPKRQFDMMLDSVRIYATALYIASIIIALFCALLVHSKLLTLLAIILEFGALVWYSLSYIPFARSIVSKVMTSCFDTDF